From Pseudovibrio sp. Tun.PSC04-5.I4, a single genomic window includes:
- a CDS encoding ABC transporter ATP-binding protein — translation MFSYFEKLIDPFKVEEVETPPSSFWSFIWYYTRPVAFLLVIVAVFAAIIAILEVVVFTFMGDLVNWLGTEDPETFFADNWGHLIWMGVVLLIISPLVSTIWELFFHQGLVGNYPMLIRWKGHRHLLRQSLSFFHNDFAGRIANKLMQTSLAVREVITRIVDIFVYVVVYFLAALVVLASADWRLAVPLVGWLGLYFLVMYFFVPKLKTISKKQADARSVMTGHVVDAYTNISTVKLFSHASREEDYAKESMSTFMDTVHMQMRNVTKLNVCLTFINNLLLLSLGAVSIWLWKGALVTTGDIALAIGLALRLQGMSQWILWEVAGLFENIGTVQDGLGMLSKPTEVRDASNAKALSVTKAEISFEDVKFHYGKGSGVLEQLTLAIKAGEKIGIVGRSGAGKSTLMNLLLRFHDLEGGRISIDGQDIRDVTQESLRQNIGVVSQDTSLLHRTVFENIIYGREGASLEQAKEVARRAHALEFIDGLKDPKGKTGFDTLVGERGVKLSGGQRQRVAIARVLLKDAPILVLDEATSALDSEVEAAIQESLFELMEGKTVIAIAHRLSTIAAMDRLIVMDEGKIVEMGTHAELIKSKGIYDNLWNHQSGGFLAQVAAE, via the coding sequence ATGTTCTCGTATTTTGAGAAGCTTATTGATCCATTCAAGGTCGAGGAAGTTGAAACTCCTCCAAGTAGTTTCTGGAGCTTTATCTGGTATTATACTCGTCCGGTCGCGTTTCTACTGGTGATTGTAGCAGTGTTTGCTGCGATTATTGCTATACTGGAAGTTGTCGTCTTTACGTTTATGGGTGACTTGGTGAACTGGTTAGGCACTGAGGATCCAGAGACTTTCTTTGCTGATAACTGGGGGCATCTCATTTGGATGGGTGTTGTCCTTCTGATTATCTCTCCATTGGTCTCTACGATCTGGGAGTTGTTCTTCCATCAGGGACTTGTTGGTAACTATCCAATGCTTATCCGTTGGAAAGGGCATCGGCATTTGCTTCGGCAAAGCTTAAGTTTTTTCCATAATGACTTTGCCGGCCGCATCGCAAATAAGTTGATGCAAACATCTCTCGCTGTGCGGGAAGTTATAACGCGTATTGTCGATATTTTCGTCTACGTCGTTGTTTATTTTCTGGCAGCGCTCGTTGTGTTGGCAAGTGCTGACTGGCGGCTGGCTGTTCCTTTGGTCGGCTGGTTGGGTTTGTACTTTCTGGTCATGTACTTCTTCGTGCCGAAGCTGAAGACAATCTCAAAGAAACAAGCTGATGCTCGCTCTGTCATGACGGGCCATGTCGTTGATGCATATACGAATATCTCAACGGTAAAGCTGTTTTCGCATGCTTCTCGCGAAGAAGATTACGCAAAAGAGTCCATGTCAACTTTCATGGATACTGTGCATATGCAAATGCGCAATGTCACGAAACTCAATGTTTGCCTGACATTCATCAACAATTTGCTGTTGCTGTCCCTTGGTGCGGTCTCCATTTGGTTATGGAAAGGTGCGCTGGTGACGACTGGTGATATTGCACTGGCTATTGGCCTGGCGCTTCGCTTGCAAGGTATGTCTCAGTGGATCCTCTGGGAAGTTGCTGGTTTGTTTGAGAATATCGGCACTGTGCAAGATGGTTTGGGCATGTTGTCCAAGCCTACTGAGGTTCGTGATGCTTCTAATGCTAAGGCACTCAGTGTCACCAAGGCCGAAATCTCATTTGAGGATGTGAAATTCCATTATGGCAAGGGCAGTGGTGTTCTTGAGCAACTGACTCTGGCAATCAAAGCCGGTGAGAAGATTGGGATTGTTGGTCGATCAGGTGCTGGTAAATCCACGCTGATGAACCTGTTGTTGCGCTTTCATGATCTTGAGGGTGGTCGCATTTCGATTGATGGTCAGGACATTCGTGATGTCACTCAGGAGAGTTTGCGCCAGAATATCGGTGTGGTTTCTCAGGATACATCCTTGCTGCATCGGACTGTTTTTGAAAACATCATCTATGGCCGTGAGGGAGCATCTCTTGAGCAGGCGAAAGAAGTTGCTCGCCGTGCTCATGCGCTGGAGTTTATTGACGGCTTGAAGGATCCGAAAGGAAAAACAGGTTTCGATACTCTTGTGGGCGAGCGTGGGGTGAAGCTTTCTGGTGGTCAAAGACAGCGTGTTGCGATTGCGCGTGTGCTGTTGAAGGATGCGCCGATCCTTGTGCTGGATGAAGCTACATCGGCTCTGGATTCAGAAGTGGAAGCTGCCATTCAGGAAAGCTTGTTTGAGCTGATGGAAGGCAAAACGGTTATCGCGATTGCGCACCGTCTCTCTACGATTGCTGCCATGGACCGTCTGATTGTCATGGATGAAGGCAAGATCGTAGAAATGGGTACGCATGCAGAGCTTATCAAGTCCAAGGGCATTTACGATAATCTCTGGAACCACCAGTCTGGTGGTTTCCTTGCCCAAGTTGCGGCTGAATAG
- the petA gene encoding ubiquinol-cytochrome c reductase iron-sulfur subunit has protein sequence MEHTDTAEPTRRDFLYIATGAVGAVGVGALAWPFIHQMNPDASALALASIEVDVSAVEVGQSITVTWRGKPVFIRQRTEKEISEATKVSLSDLPDQFARNANLPDDADAADVNRATTGREAWLVMVGVCTHLGCVPLGEAGDFGGWFCPCHGSHYDTAGRIRRGPAPENMLVPPYKFAENDTVVIG, from the coding sequence TTGGAACACACGGACACGGCTGAACCGACTCGCCGCGATTTTCTGTACATCGCGACCGGTGCCGTGGGCGCGGTCGGTGTGGGAGCTCTGGCTTGGCCCTTTATCCATCAGATGAATCCGGATGCATCTGCATTGGCGTTGGCTTCTATTGAAGTTGATGTTTCTGCAGTTGAAGTCGGACAATCTATCACAGTCACCTGGCGTGGTAAGCCGGTCTTTATCCGTCAACGTACGGAAAAAGAGATCAGTGAAGCCACAAAGGTGTCTTTAAGTGATCTTCCGGATCAGTTCGCACGTAATGCGAACTTGCCAGATGACGCTGATGCAGCAGACGTTAACCGCGCAACAACAGGCAGAGAAGCCTGGTTGGTGATGGTTGGAGTTTGTACGCACCTCGGCTGTGTGCCGCTTGGTGAAGCTGGTGATTTTGGCGGCTGGTTCTGCCCATGTCATGGCTCTCACTACGACACTGCTGGTCGGATTCGTAGAGGCCCGGCACCAGAAAACATGCTCGTGCCGCCTTATAAGTTTGCTGAAAACGACACCGTCGTCATCGGTTAA
- a CDS encoding cytochrome b/b6, with protein sequence MAGHSTYEPQSAPAKWLERRLPVISLMRGSFVDFPTPKNLNYWWTFGGIAFFVLAVQLVTGIVLAMHYTPNDTMAFLSVEHIMRDVNYGWLLRYMHANGASMFFIAVYIHMFRGMYYGSYKEPREISWILGVLIFLCMMATAFMGYVLPWGQMSLWGATVITNLFTAIPFVGDSITTWLWGGFSVGNPTLNRFFSLHYLLPFVLIGIVILHIWAFHTTGNNNPTGVDPKTEKDTIPFHPYYTMKDLLAIVVFTIFFAWFVFYLPNYMGHPDNYILANPLVTPAHIVPEWYFLPFYAILRAIPDKLGGVVAMFGAIAVLFVLPWLDTSKVRSATFRPVFKVFFWLFVFYSVMLGWLGAMPAEGGYVIASRVFTALYFIHFLVILPVLGLIEKPSKVPDSINDAVLGKTGNGA encoded by the coding sequence ATGGCTGGTCATTCTACTTATGAACCGCAAAGCGCACCTGCAAAGTGGCTGGAGCGCCGTTTGCCGGTTATCTCGCTTATGCGCGGGAGCTTTGTTGATTTTCCTACCCCGAAGAACCTAAATTACTGGTGGACCTTCGGCGGTATTGCTTTCTTCGTTTTGGCTGTGCAGCTCGTAACCGGCATCGTGCTGGCTATGCATTACACACCAAACGATACAATGGCGTTTTTATCCGTTGAGCACATCATGCGTGATGTGAACTACGGTTGGTTGTTGCGTTACATGCACGCTAACGGCGCGTCGATGTTCTTCATCGCAGTTTACATCCACATGTTCCGTGGCATGTACTATGGCTCTTACAAAGAGCCTCGCGAGATTTCGTGGATTTTGGGCGTTCTGATCTTCCTTTGCATGATGGCAACTGCATTCATGGGCTACGTATTGCCTTGGGGTCAGATGTCTTTGTGGGGAGCAACGGTTATTACGAACTTGTTCACTGCGATCCCGTTTGTTGGTGACAGCATCACGACTTGGCTGTGGGGTGGTTTCTCCGTTGGTAATCCAACTTTGAACCGCTTCTTCTCGTTGCACTACCTGCTGCCATTTGTTCTGATCGGTATTGTAATCCTGCACATCTGGGCATTCCATACCACTGGTAACAACAACCCAACTGGCGTTGATCCTAAGACTGAAAAAGACACAATTCCTTTCCATCCGTACTACACGATGAAGGATTTGCTGGCGATTGTTGTCTTCACGATCTTCTTTGCCTGGTTTGTGTTCTACCTGCCAAACTACATGGGGCACCCAGACAATTACATCCTAGCAAACCCATTGGTTACGCCCGCACACATCGTTCCTGAGTGGTACTTCTTGCCGTTCTACGCGATCCTGCGCGCTATCCCTGATAAGCTCGGCGGTGTTGTCGCAATGTTTGGCGCTATTGCAGTGCTCTTCGTTCTGCCTTGGCTCGACACATCGAAAGTTCGTTCCGCGACCTTCCGTCCTGTGTTTAAAGTCTTCTTCTGGCTGTTCGTTTTCTACAGTGTGATGCTTGGCTGGCTTGGTGCGATGCCTGCGGAAGGTGGTTATGTAATCGCTTCCCGTGTGTTTACAGCACTTTACTTCATTCACTTCCTGGTGATCCTGCCTGTTCTTGGCTTGATCGAGAAACCATCGAAAGTGCCTGACTCAATCAACGATGCAGTGCTGGGTAAGACCGGCAACGGCGCTTAA
- a CDS encoding cytochrome c1 translates to MKNLVFKSARALAVIAGLAIAGPALAAGDGPHVEKQSWSFAGPFGQFNKPQLQRGLQVYTEVCASCHGLGLVSFRNLAEEGGPGFSPEEVKALAAEYSIEDGPDGEGEMFERDGKPFDKFPSPFPNEQAARASNNGALPPDLSLIAKARAVTRGFPWFVLDMATMYQENGPDYLYGLLTGYHDAPEGVEVPEGQYYNPNFIAGATLAMAPPLYDEAVEYSDGSPMTTDQYARDVTAFLMWAAEPHLEARKQIGFGVLAFLILFAALLYFTKRKIWRDVDH, encoded by the coding sequence ATGAAAAATCTAGTGTTCAAAAGCGCACGTGCTCTAGCAGTTATTGCAGGGCTTGCTATTGCTGGTCCGGCTCTGGCTGCTGGTGATGGTCCACACGTTGAGAAACAGTCCTGGTCGTTTGCTGGTCCTTTCGGCCAGTTTAACAAACCACAGCTGCAGCGCGGCCTTCAGGTTTACACGGAAGTTTGTGCTTCCTGTCACGGTCTGGGACTTGTCTCATTCCGTAACTTGGCTGAAGAAGGTGGTCCGGGCTTTAGTCCTGAGGAAGTAAAGGCACTTGCTGCTGAATACTCCATCGAGGACGGGCCCGACGGCGAAGGTGAAATGTTCGAGCGTGACGGTAAGCCGTTCGACAAGTTCCCATCTCCGTTCCCGAACGAGCAGGCTGCACGTGCATCCAACAATGGTGCACTTCCACCAGACCTGTCTTTGATTGCTAAGGCTCGCGCGGTTACCCGTGGCTTCCCTTGGTTTGTTCTGGACATGGCTACGATGTATCAGGAAAACGGTCCTGACTATCTGTATGGCCTGCTAACTGGTTACCATGACGCCCCCGAAGGCGTAGAGGTTCCTGAAGGTCAGTACTACAACCCTAACTTCATCGCTGGTGCGACGCTTGCAATGGCGCCACCACTCTATGATGAGGCAGTTGAGTACTCAGATGGTTCTCCGATGACCACTGATCAGTATGCACGTGATGTAACTGCATTCCTGATGTGGGCTGCTGAGCCTCATCTGGAAGCACGTAAGCAGATCGGGTTTGGCGTTTTGGCATTCCTGATCCTGTTCGCAGCTTTGCTGTACTTCACGAAGCGTAAGATCTGGCGCGATGTGGATCACTAA